In Camelus dromedarius isolate mCamDro1 chromosome 24, mCamDro1.pat, whole genome shotgun sequence, one genomic interval encodes:
- the LOC105099405 gene encoding large ribosomal subunit protein eL32-like: MAALRPLVKPKVVKKRTKKFIRHQSDRYVKIKQNWQKPRGIDNRVHRRFKGQILTPGIGYGSNRKTEHMLPSGFRKFLVHNVKELEVLLMCNKSSCAEIAHSVSSKNRKAIVERAAQLAIRITSLNARLRSEENEQTTFGSVLGIPVEF, translated from the exons ATGGCCGCCCTCAGACCCCTCGTGAAGCCCAAGGTCGTCAAAAAGAGGACCAAGAAGTTCATCCGGCACCAGTCAGACCGATATGTCAAAATTAAGCAGAACTGGCAGAAACCCAGAGGCATTGACAACAGGGTGCACAGGAGGTTCAAGGGCCAGATCCTGACGCCCGGCATCGGCTACGGAAGCAACAGGAAAACAGAGCACATGCTGCCCAGTGGCTTCCGCAAGTTCCTGGTCCACAACGTCAAGGAGCTCGAAGTGTTGCTGATGTGCAACAAATCTTCCTGTGCTGAGATCGCTCACAGTGTCTCCTCCAAGAACCGCAAAGCCATTGTGGAGAGAGCAGCCCAGCTGGCCATCAGAATCACCAGTCTCAACGCCAGGCTCCGCAGCGAAGAGAACGAACAGACA ACATTTGGCTCTGTCCTGGGCATCCCCGTGGAGTTCTAG